In Alphaproteobacteria bacterium, the following proteins share a genomic window:
- a CDS encoding SCO family protein: MKYFFTFTIIAACIGGGIYLSKMRNNLDTNIVQDVTKTPEPSYIVTANVPLGGPFNLTNHLGQRISNQDFKGKLMLLYFGYSYCPDLCPSELSTMTKALDILGNKINDIQPIFVTIDPKRDNQELLKNYVGLFHPKLMGLYGNDQELNEAFDHYKIYAAKTEDKGGDDYLMDHSTFTYLVGRDGKLISMFRLGTPATEMAKEIEKHF; the protein is encoded by the coding sequence ATGAAATATTTCTTCACTTTTACCATCATCGCAGCCTGCATCGGTGGTGGCATCTATCTCAGCAAAATGCGTAACAACCTCGATACAAATATTGTGCAAGACGTAACTAAAACACCTGAGCCCAGTTACATTGTTACAGCCAATGTTCCATTAGGTGGTCCCTTTAATCTAACAAATCATTTGGGTCAACGCATTTCAAATCAAGACTTTAAAGGCAAATTAATGTTGCTTTATTTTGGTTATTCTTATTGTCCCGATTTATGCCCGTCAGAGCTTTCAACCATGACCAAAGCACTCGATATATTAGGCAACAAAATCAATGACATTCAACCTATTTTTGTAACCATAGATCCCAAACGCGACAATCAAGAATTATTGAAAAATTATGTAGGTCTTTTTCACCCAAAACTCATGGGACTTTACGGCAATGACCAAGAATTAAATGAAGCCTTCGATCATTATAAAATTTATGCAGCGAAAACTGAAGATAAAGGTGGCGATGATTATTTAATGGATCATTCAACCTTCACCTATCTTGTAGGTCGAGACGGCAAATTAATCTCGATGTTTCGCTTAGGAACGCCTGCCACT